A genomic window from Desulfovibrio legallii includes:
- the hypE gene encoding hydrogenase expression/formation protein HypE produces MENCLLLDAGSGGRASQRLVAQCFLRHFANPLLERLDDAALLDDLVGPLAMSTDTYTVTPLFFPGGSIGSLAVHGTVNDVSMLGARPRYLSCGFVLEEGLPLDILERVAADMGAAARTAGVVIVTGDTKVVPRGACDKIFINTTGVGTVFATPPPSGHHARPGDAVLVSGALGDHGLTVMGSREGLSFLSDVASDSAPLNHMIAEIIESAGEVHVLRDPTRGGLATTLNEIAEQSQVHIELDEASIPVHESVRSGCSFLGLDPLYLANEGKCICILPEEHAEAALAAMRRSPYGREAARVGTVAAGKAQVSLVTRIGGRRLLGMLEGAQLPRIC; encoded by the coding sequence ATGGAGAATTGCCTTCTTCTGGATGCGGGCAGCGGCGGTCGCGCCTCGCAGCGCTTGGTGGCCCAGTGCTTTTTGCGCCATTTTGCCAACCCGCTGCTGGAACGCCTGGACGACGCCGCCCTGCTCGACGATCTTGTCGGTCCCCTGGCCATGAGCACGGACACCTATACCGTGACGCCGCTCTTTTTTCCCGGCGGCAGCATCGGCAGCCTGGCCGTGCACGGCACAGTCAACGACGTCTCCATGCTGGGCGCGCGGCCCCGCTACCTGAGCTGCGGCTTTGTGCTGGAAGAAGGGCTGCCCCTGGATATTCTGGAGCGCGTGGCGGCGGACATGGGCGCGGCGGCCCGGACGGCGGGCGTGGTCATCGTTACCGGCGACACCAAGGTGGTGCCGCGCGGCGCGTGCGACAAAATATTCATTAATACCACAGGCGTGGGTACAGTCTTTGCCACACCGCCGCCGTCGGGCCACCATGCCCGCCCCGGCGATGCCGTGCTGGTGAGCGGCGCGCTCGGCGACCACGGGCTCACCGTCATGGGCAGCCGCGAGGGCCTTTCCTTCCTCAGCGACGTGGCCTCGGATTCCGCCCCGCTCAACCACATGATCGCCGAGATTATTGAGAGCGCGGGCGAGGTGCATGTGCTGCGCGACCCCACACGCGGCGGCCTTGCCACCACGCTTAACGAAATCGCGGAGCAATCCCAGGTGCATATTGAGCTGGACGAAGCCAGCATCCCCGTGCACGAAAGCGTGCGCAGCGGCTGTTCCTTCCTTGGGCTGGACCCGCTTTACCTGGCCAATGAAGGCAAATGCATCTGCATTCTGCCGGAGGAACACGCCGAGGCGGCTCTGGCGGCCATGCGCCGCTCCCCCTACGGGCGGGAGGCCGCGCGCGTGGGCACGGTGGCCGCTGGCAAGGCGCAGGTCTCCCTGGTCACCCGCATCGGCGGCCGTCGCCTGCTGGGCATGCTGGAGGGCGCGCAGCTGCCCCGCATCTGCTGA
- a CDS encoding protein-glutamate methylesterase/protein-glutamine glutaminase, producing MIRVIVVDDSTFMRRAITSLLEQEQDIKVVATAPDGQAALQLAGEVEADVMTLDVEMPRLGGLETLQRLMQTTPMPVLMISSLTESGAESTLKALEYGALDFIPKIMSNEREAFGAELRRKVRALARRKAIIRLKYRRINHIPVPPPRWQPSQPADYVQTPCPGPRDLVVIGVSTGGPPVVQKILSALPADLPACILVAQHMPAAFTGPFAKRLDSVCRIGVSEAVDGDKFKVGHAYVCPGGRHIGIRMRGPLPEVAITEEPRDALYKPTVNLLMETAGQAMGRRTLGVMLTGMGSDGCEGARVLKEKGGCLIAQNESSCVVYGMPKAVVDAKLANLILDADDIANAIITTVKG from the coding sequence ATGATCCGCGTTATTGTGGTGGACGATTCAACCTTTATGCGCCGGGCCATCACCTCCCTGCTGGAGCAGGAGCAGGACATCAAGGTGGTGGCCACCGCCCCCGACGGGCAGGCAGCGCTGCAGCTGGCCGGCGAAGTGGAAGCCGACGTCATGACCCTGGATGTGGAAATGCCCCGCCTTGGCGGGCTGGAAACCCTGCAGCGGCTGATGCAGACCACCCCCATGCCGGTGCTGATGATCAGCTCCCTCACAGAAAGCGGCGCAGAAAGCACCCTCAAAGCTCTGGAGTACGGCGCGCTGGATTTTATCCCCAAAATTATGAGCAATGAGCGCGAAGCCTTCGGCGCGGAGCTGCGGCGCAAGGTGCGCGCTCTGGCCCGCAGAAAGGCCATTATCCGGCTCAAATACCGGCGCATCAACCACATCCCAGTGCCGCCGCCCCGCTGGCAGCCTTCCCAGCCGGCGGACTATGTGCAGACCCCTTGCCCAGGCCCGCGCGATCTGGTGGTCATCGGCGTTTCCACCGGCGGGCCGCCGGTGGTGCAAAAAATCCTCTCCGCCCTGCCCGCCGATCTGCCCGCCTGCATCCTGGTGGCCCAGCACATGCCCGCCGCCTTTACCGGGCCCTTTGCCAAGCGCCTGGACAGCGTCTGCCGCATCGGGGTGAGCGAAGCCGTGGACGGCGACAAATTCAAAGTGGGGCACGCCTATGTCTGCCCCGGCGGCAGGCACATCGGCATCCGCATGCGCGGCCCCCTGCCGGAGGTTGCCATTACGGAGGAGCCGCGCGACGCCCTCTACAAGCCCACGGTCAACCTGCTTATGGAAACCGCCGGTCAGGCCATGGGGCGGCGCACCCTGGGCGTCATGCTCACGGGCATGGGTTCGGACGGCTGCGAAGGCGCACGGGTGCTGAAAGAAAAAGGCGGCTGCCTTATTGCCCAGAACGAATCTTCTTGTGTAGTCTACGGCATGCCCAAGGCCGTGGTGGACGCCAAACTGGCCAACCTTATTCTGGACGCGGACGACATTGCCAACGCCATCATCACAACCGTCAAAGGCTGA
- a CDS encoding HEAT repeat domain-containing protein has translation MNMENLLPQAQEIVAALGSTDSETIRDAAFKAGDTGLEEAVPQLCELIKSPSVGVQEAAEYALRKIRGPHVVAALLPLLRSDEAPVRNVAMDILREIGVDSIESMQPYLMDEDPDLRIFITDILGYCRTHQASLLLGRALLKDPEVNVRYQAAVSLGNLAFPEAVGVLVQAMHDEEWVQFAVVEALAKIRDHSAASGLIKLLPQASPLVSSAIVDALGDMGDVKSIPLLFGSLENVSVPLRHKIVKAIVQILSGKALSLLAAKAQERLRAYLAEALSDNDEDILMAALQGLSSIGKAENAAPILTLAVGLDKERQSELYEAAITALAAIGYSEALRDALRGEDENRIQAAMDACRLIHNRQPVEDLKQVFWRGSTELKRAALTEIAQLGDCTDTPFFMAAMEESEDAEVLKSALVFFGNQHACPEVENMVFSQLDHRYVDVKEMALEACINLHSATLNERFKERAGSEDPMQRMMAVYALGRYSVQENLPQITAALEDPSPRVRQVAVEAFQNLGPEAAPFVAQLLPRLADEDKDVRLAVVDLLGQIGAPEVIPHIMDALNDANEWVRIRAIEALGLHKAVDAVPTLAQMLEHASPMVAFKIIEALGHIGGNVAFSVLLGMMDHEDPEIQHAAAEAVAAIQAQQQE, from the coding sequence ATGAACATGGAAAATCTCCTTCCCCAGGCCCAGGAAATTGTGGCTGCCCTCGGCTCCACAGACAGCGAAACCATCCGGGACGCCGCATTCAAAGCCGGAGACACGGGCCTGGAAGAGGCCGTGCCCCAGCTCTGCGAGCTGATCAAAAGCCCCAGCGTGGGCGTGCAGGAAGCCGCAGAATACGCCCTGCGCAAAATCCGCGGCCCGCATGTGGTGGCCGCCCTGCTCCCCCTGCTGCGCAGCGACGAGGCCCCGGTGCGCAACGTGGCTATGGACATCCTGCGCGAAATCGGCGTGGACAGCATTGAAAGCATGCAGCCCTACCTCATGGACGAGGATCCGGACCTGCGCATTTTCATCACCGACATCCTGGGCTACTGCCGCACCCATCAGGCCTCGCTGCTGCTGGGCCGCGCCCTGCTCAAGGATCCGGAAGTCAACGTGCGCTATCAGGCGGCCGTAAGCCTGGGCAACCTGGCCTTTCCTGAGGCTGTGGGCGTGCTGGTGCAGGCCATGCACGACGAAGAATGGGTGCAGTTTGCCGTGGTGGAGGCCCTGGCCAAAATCCGGGACCACTCCGCGGCCAGCGGGCTCATCAAACTTCTGCCCCAGGCCTCGCCCCTGGTAAGCTCCGCCATTGTGGACGCCCTGGGCGACATGGGCGACGTCAAATCCATCCCCTTGCTGTTCGGCTCGCTGGAAAACGTCAGCGTGCCCCTGCGGCACAAAATCGTCAAAGCCATCGTGCAGATCCTGAGCGGCAAGGCCCTCTCCCTGCTGGCCGCCAAGGCGCAGGAGCGGCTGCGCGCCTACCTGGCCGAGGCTTTGAGCGACAACGATGAAGATATCCTTATGGCCGCGCTGCAGGGGCTCAGCAGCATCGGCAAGGCGGAAAACGCGGCCCCCATCCTCACTCTGGCCGTGGGGCTGGACAAGGAACGACAGTCGGAACTTTACGAGGCCGCCATTACGGCCCTGGCCGCCATCGGCTACAGCGAGGCCCTGCGGGACGCCCTGCGCGGCGAGGACGAAAACCGCATCCAGGCGGCCATGGACGCCTGCCGTCTTATCCACAACCGCCAGCCGGTGGAGGATCTCAAGCAGGTCTTCTGGCGCGGCAGCACGGAACTCAAACGCGCCGCCTTGACGGAAATCGCCCAGCTTGGCGACTGCACGGACACGCCCTTCTTCATGGCCGCCATGGAGGAATCCGAAGACGCCGAGGTGCTCAAGAGCGCCCTGGTCTTTTTCGGCAACCAGCACGCCTGCCCGGAAGTGGAAAACATGGTCTTCAGCCAGCTGGACCACCGCTATGTGGACGTGAAGGAAATGGCGCTGGAGGCCTGCATCAACCTGCACAGCGCCACCCTTAACGAGCGGTTCAAAGAACGCGCGGGCAGCGAGGACCCCATGCAGCGCATGATGGCCGTTTACGCTCTGGGCCGCTACAGCGTGCAGGAAAATCTGCCCCAGATAACGGCCGCCCTGGAAGACCCCTCCCCCAGGGTGCGCCAGGTGGCGGTGGAGGCCTTCCAGAACCTGGGGCCGGAAGCCGCGCCCTTTGTGGCGCAACTGCTGCCCCGACTGGCCGACGAGGACAAAGACGTGCGCCTGGCCGTGGTGGATCTGCTGGGCCAGATCGGCGCCCCGGAAGTTATTCCCCATATTATGGACGCCCTTAACGACGCCAACGAGTGGGTGCGCATCCGCGCCATTGAAGCCCTGGGGCTGCACAAGGCCGTTGATGCCGTGCCCACCCTGGCCCAGATGCTGGAGCACGCCAGCCCCATGGTGGCCTTCAAGATTATTGAAGCGCTGGGGCATATCGGCGGCAACGTGGCCTTCAGCGTCCTCCTCGGCATGATGGATCACGAAGATCCGGAAATCCAGCACGCTGCAGCGGAAGCGGTGGCGGCCATCCAGGCCCAACAGCAGGAGTAG
- a CDS encoding CheR family methyltransferase: MQISNEEFLQLRDFIYLQCGIFIAENRKYLVENRLSNRIKDLNLKSYGDYYNYLRFDANRRTELNKLFEVVTTNETSFFRNPPQLEVFQKNVLPEILDRQRKTGNKRLRIWSAGCSTGEEPYTLAIILHEVLKGELPAWDIKITANDLSTAVLAAARRGVYNEYALRTTPKEIADAYFTKENALYRIKPELQRLVMFGQINLNDKEQLRRVEKSQIVFCRNVIIYFDDEMKRKVINAFYDNLEINGALLIGHSESLHNISRAFHLEHYKGTIVYKKLS, from the coding sequence ATGCAGATCTCCAACGAGGAGTTTCTGCAGCTGCGCGACTTCATCTACCTGCAATGCGGCATCTTTATCGCCGAAAACCGCAAGTACCTGGTGGAAAACCGACTCTCCAACCGCATCAAGGATCTCAACCTCAAAAGCTACGGCGATTACTACAACTACCTGCGCTTTGACGCCAACCGCCGCACAGAGCTGAACAAGCTCTTTGAAGTGGTCACCACCAACGAAACCAGCTTCTTCCGCAATCCGCCGCAGCTGGAGGTCTTCCAGAAAAATGTGCTGCCCGAAATCCTCGACCGCCAGCGCAAAACCGGAAACAAACGCCTGCGCATCTGGTCTGCCGGCTGTTCCACGGGCGAGGAACCGTACACCCTGGCCATCATCCTGCACGAGGTGCTCAAGGGCGAGCTCCCGGCCTGGGACATCAAAATCACGGCCAACGACCTCTCCACGGCTGTGCTGGCCGCGGCCCGGCGCGGGGTTTACAACGAATACGCCCTGCGCACCACGCCCAAGGAAATCGCTGACGCCTACTTTACCAAGGAAAATGCGCTCTACCGCATCAAACCAGAACTGCAGCGCCTTGTCATGTTCGGCCAGATCAACCTGAACGACAAAGAACAGCTGCGCCGGGTGGAAAAATCTCAGATTGTCTTCTGCCGCAACGTCATCATCTACTTTGACGATGAAATGAAACGCAAGGTCATCAACGCTTTTTACGACAATCTTGAAATCAACGGCGCGTTGCTCATTGGGCATTCCGAATCCCTGCACAACATCAGCCGCGCCTTTCACCTTGAACACTACAAGGGGACCATTGTTTACAAAAAACTGAGCTGA
- a CDS encoding ParA family protein, with protein sequence MNAKILAVANQKGGVGKTTTSLNLGAALTRRGKKVLLLDLDPHACATLNARIYPEDVRLSLHDVFLAREEDWPALWPQVLRPDALEGMDVAPGSIRLSELEVDFRERRGKGGVLAHSLEGLRGRYDFIVLDCPPHVGILLVNALVAADLLIIPIQTDFLALHGLKLLFDTLHTLRRALGRPIRYRAVPTMYDRRAKACTRVLELMRNKMDGALFSSIIGVDTHFREASARGCTIYGIDTHSRGARAYDSLAEEVLALW encoded by the coding sequence ATGAACGCAAAAATCCTGGCCGTGGCCAACCAGAAGGGCGGCGTCGGCAAAACCACTACCTCCCTGAACCTGGGCGCAGCGCTGACGCGCCGCGGCAAAAAGGTTCTGCTGCTGGATCTGGATCCGCACGCCTGCGCCACCCTGAATGCGCGCATCTATCCGGAGGACGTGCGGCTGAGCCTGCACGACGTTTTTCTGGCCAGGGAGGAGGATTGGCCCGCCCTCTGGCCGCAAGTGCTGCGCCCCGACGCGCTGGAAGGCATGGATGTGGCCCCGGGCAGCATCCGGCTCTCAGAGCTGGAAGTGGATTTTCGGGAGCGACGCGGCAAAGGCGGCGTGCTGGCCCACAGCCTGGAAGGCCTGCGCGGCCGGTACGATTTTATTGTGCTGGATTGTCCGCCGCATGTGGGCATTCTGCTGGTCAACGCGCTGGTGGCCGCAGATTTGCTCATCATCCCCATCCAGACGGATTTTCTGGCCCTGCACGGGTTGAAGCTCCTGTTCGATACCCTGCACACCCTGCGCAGGGCCCTGGGCAGGCCCATCCGCTACCGGGCCGTGCCCACCATGTACGACAGACGGGCCAAGGCCTGCACCAGGGTGCTGGAACTTATGCGGAACAAAATGGACGGGGCGCTGTTTTCCTCCATCATCGGGGTGGATACGCATTTTCGGGAAGCCAGCGCCCGCGGCTGCACCATTTACGGCATCGACACCCATTCCCGGGGAGCGCGCGCCTATGACTCCTTGGCGGAAGAGGTACTCGCCCTATGGTAA
- a CDS encoding chemotaxis protein CheW, translating into MVTTTPEEYFAAHSLDLPPEDADAPLSAAERAFVQKYLGGELLGSMPVHAPQSALPGLAPAPAAALPATGDEEAPTARPAPPLRVRLAGEERLQMVSFYIRGQIFLLPVPAIVEVLRHLPLARLPMAPAFVAGVVNLRGRVTPLLHLDTLLTLETRGAYTPQSFIIVCGAGDMQLGLIVDRVHTMYSLRQEQISWNAEAQLGAGAEFLCGMANIEEHLHGIVDPESIVAKLLGD; encoded by the coding sequence ATGGTAACCACAACGCCTGAAGAATATTTTGCGGCCCACAGCCTGGACCTGCCGCCTGAGGATGCCGACGCGCCCCTCAGCGCCGCGGAACGGGCCTTTGTCCAGAAGTATCTGGGCGGCGAGCTCCTGGGCTCCATGCCCGTGCACGCCCCCCAAAGCGCCCTGCCCGGCCTGGCCCCCGCCCCAGCCGCCGCCTTGCCCGCCACGGGGGACGAAGAGGCCCCCACGGCCAGGCCCGCGCCGCCCTTGCGCGTGCGTCTGGCGGGCGAGGAACGCCTGCAGATGGTTTCCTTCTATATCCGGGGGCAGATTTTTCTTCTGCCAGTCCCGGCCATTGTGGAGGTGCTGCGCCACCTGCCCCTGGCCAGGCTGCCCATGGCCCCCGCCTTTGTGGCCGGGGTGGTCAACCTGCGGGGCCGGGTCACGCCGCTTTTGCACCTGGATACCCTGCTCACCCTGGAAACCCGGGGCGCGTATACGCCGCAGAGCTTCATTATCGTCTGCGGGGCGGGCGACATGCAGCTGGGGCTTATTGTAGACCGGGTGCACACCATGTACTCCCTGCGCCAGGAGCAGATATCCTGGAATGCCGAGGCCCAGCTGGGGGCCGGAGCGGAATTTTTGTGCGGCATGGCCAATATTGAGGAACACCTCCACGGCATTGTGGATCCGGAAAGCATTGTGGCAAAGCTGCTGGGAGACTGA
- a CDS encoding response regulator, whose translation MKKHIMVVDDSKTIRNLVAFVLKGEGFRVSTAEDGLDAIEKLYSLDPVDLIVSDVNMPRMDGFTFIKTIRAQDAYKDIPIIVLSTEGQEKDIQTGMSLGANLYMVKPAQPEKMVRNIKMLLG comes from the coding sequence ATGAAAAAACACATCATGGTCGTTGACGACTCCAAAACCATTCGCAACCTGGTGGCCTTTGTGCTCAAAGGCGAAGGATTCAGGGTCAGCACGGCTGAGGACGGCCTGGACGCCATTGAAAAACTCTACAGCCTGGACCCGGTGGACCTGATCGTTTCGGACGTCAATATGCCGCGTATGGACGGGTTTACCTTCATCAAGACCATCCGCGCCCAGGACGCCTATAAGGACATCCCCATCATTGTTCTTTCCACAGAAGGGCAGGAGAAAGACATCCAGACCGGCATGAGCCTCGGCGCCAACCTCTATATGGTCAAACCGGCCCAGCCTGAAAAAATGGTCCGCAACATAAAGATGCTGTTGGGTTAG
- a CDS encoding chemotaxis protein CheA, which produces MSQDFFDPELFADFIAEAKEHLETIEPNLLELEKSPDNLALLNEIFRPMHSLKGASGFLGLNRINQMAHKSENILDALRKGSMVVTSEIMDVILAATDALRQMIDNLEASNAEGDVAIEPIMAQIDAIMAGGAPAAPAPAPEPAPAPQPEPAVAAPEAETPAAPQAAAAAQEPNQGLSGKEWVATLPAKPVYALTAFGEGHLKDFIDESSDIIESLNNGLLELEENPTGKADLVNDLFRFFHNMKGNSGIIGYNELNALTHEAETLLNNVRQGKIVPSHELIDLLLLVVDMMEALVQKIDVPSGQVTPFETAPVVRQLQAALAGGPIALPAELLAAQGNAPAAAPAAEAALAPEATAAMQAADHQVEVVPPTIIPVGAEGDDAEAFRVTVRQQVEIIHAALETLKKDGAHKDSIDAIYRCLVAVKNACGFMGLTDIKVYAERTAGIVDQGRTSGIDFGLMVDLLSQEVSIINDMVAKALAEGKAVHVDAPEAEAAPADAPAAPQPEAPAPRPEPPAAAASTPASTAPATPQPAAAPHPAPAAPKPAAPRPTPPATAKPAAPAAAKPGAAAVPEHKSSSTIRVDHERLDHLMNLIGELIINRNRYTLIARSLEDSGHEVDISQVAQSLSETTYAMARISDDLQDTIMKVRMVPVSSVFSRFPRLVRDLSRKSGKEVDLVMEGEETELDKSVVEVIGDPLVHLIRNSVDHGIEPEDVRIAAGKPPHGKVTLRAFHKGNSVAIEIEDDGKGIDPAKMREVAVRKGLMSAEEAAQLDDREAIELIFAPGFSSAEKITDISGRGVGMDVVRTNIKNLKGSVSTHSEVGKGTRFTLSLPLTLAIIDALMVNVSGQMYAIPLDAVSETTKIEAARLTDVKGRKAVTLRGEVLGVVELAEMLGLPRTDPLPDVLAVVVIHDNERRLGLVVDRLLERQEIVIKPLGAYLGDLKGISGATIMGDGSVILILDPHEVYLMATSKAASMPPAEAAKQPAPRQQQQG; this is translated from the coding sequence ATGAGCCAGGACTTTTTCGATCCGGAACTTTTCGCCGACTTTATTGCGGAAGCCAAAGAACATCTGGAGACTATCGAGCCCAATCTTCTGGAGCTGGAAAAATCCCCGGACAACCTGGCCCTGCTCAACGAAATTTTCCGCCCCATGCACTCCCTCAAAGGGGCGTCGGGTTTTCTCGGGCTTAACCGCATCAACCAGATGGCCCATAAGTCCGAGAATATTCTGGACGCCCTGCGCAAAGGCAGCATGGTGGTCACCTCGGAAATCATGGACGTCATCCTGGCCGCCACCGACGCCCTGCGCCAGATGATCGACAATCTTGAGGCTTCCAACGCCGAGGGCGATGTGGCCATTGAACCTATAATGGCCCAAATTGACGCCATTATGGCCGGCGGCGCGCCCGCCGCCCCTGCCCCAGCGCCGGAACCAGCTCCCGCGCCGCAACCGGAGCCCGCCGTGGCGGCGCCCGAAGCGGAAACCCCGGCCGCGCCGCAGGCCGCAGCGGCGGCGCAGGAGCCGAACCAGGGCCTGAGCGGCAAAGAATGGGTCGCCACCCTGCCCGCCAAGCCCGTCTACGCGCTCACCGCCTTCGGCGAAGGCCACCTCAAAGATTTTATTGACGAATCCTCGGATATTATCGAAAGCCTGAACAACGGTCTCCTGGAACTGGAAGAAAACCCCACCGGCAAGGCGGATCTGGTCAACGACCTCTTCCGCTTCTTCCACAATATGAAGGGCAACAGCGGCATTATCGGCTACAACGAGCTCAACGCCCTGACCCACGAGGCCGAAACCCTGCTCAACAACGTGCGGCAGGGCAAAATCGTCCCCAGCCACGAGCTTATCGACCTGCTCCTGCTGGTAGTGGACATGATGGAAGCGCTGGTCCAGAAGATCGACGTGCCCAGCGGCCAGGTGACGCCCTTTGAAACGGCGCCCGTAGTGCGCCAGTTGCAGGCGGCCCTGGCCGGCGGCCCCATCGCCCTGCCAGCGGAACTGCTGGCGGCCCAGGGCAATGCTCCGGCGGCCGCCCCTGCGGCGGAAGCCGCCCTTGCGCCGGAAGCGACGGCTGCCATGCAGGCAGCAGATCACCAGGTGGAAGTGGTCCCGCCCACCATTATTCCCGTGGGGGCCGAGGGCGACGACGCCGAGGCTTTTCGCGTCACCGTGCGCCAGCAGGTGGAGATCATCCACGCCGCCCTGGAAACCCTGAAAAAAGACGGCGCGCACAAAGACTCCATCGACGCCATCTACCGCTGCCTCGTGGCCGTCAAAAACGCCTGCGGCTTCATGGGGCTTACGGATATCAAGGTCTATGCCGAGCGCACCGCGGGCATTGTGGACCAGGGCCGCACCAGCGGCATTGATTTCGGCCTTATGGTGGACCTGCTTTCGCAGGAGGTGTCCATCATCAACGATATGGTCGCCAAGGCCCTGGCCGAGGGCAAGGCCGTGCATGTGGACGCCCCGGAAGCGGAGGCCGCCCCCGCAGACGCGCCTGCCGCGCCGCAACCGGAAGCCCCCGCGCCCAGGCCGGAGCCCCCCGCCGCGGCGGCTTCCACGCCAGCCTCCACAGCCCCGGCAACGCCCCAACCTGCCGCCGCGCCGCATCCGGCTCCTGCTGCGCCCAAGCCCGCCGCGCCCCGCCCGACGCCCCCTGCGACGGCCAAACCCGCCGCGCCTGCCGCCGCCAAACCAGGCGCGGCCGCCGTGCCGGAGCACAAGAGTTCCTCCACCATCCGGGTGGACCACGAACGCCTGGACCACCTCATGAACCTCATCGGCGAGCTCATCATCAACCGCAACCGCTACACGCTCATCGCCCGCTCCCTGGAAGACAGCGGGCACGAGGTGGATATCTCCCAGGTGGCGCAGAGCCTTTCCGAAACCACCTACGCCATGGCGCGCATCTCCGACGACCTGCAGGACACCATTATGAAGGTGCGCATGGTGCCCGTTTCCTCCGTCTTTTCGCGCTTTCCGCGCCTGGTGCGCGACCTTTCCCGCAAAAGCGGCAAAGAAGTGGACCTGGTCATGGAAGGCGAAGAAACGGAACTGGACAAGAGCGTGGTGGAAGTCATCGGCGACCCGCTGGTCCACCTTATCCGCAATTCCGTGGACCACGGCATCGAACCCGAAGACGTGCGCATCGCCGCAGGCAAGCCGCCCCACGGCAAAGTAACCCTGCGCGCCTTCCACAAGGGCAATTCCGTGGCCATTGAGATTGAAGACGACGGCAAGGGCATTGACCCGGCCAAAATGCGCGAAGTAGCCGTCCGCAAGGGGCTCATGTCCGCCGAAGAGGCCGCCCAGCTGGACGACCGCGAGGCCATTGAGCTCATCTTTGCCCCCGGCTTTTCCTCAGCGGAAAAAATTACAGATATCTCCGGCCGCGGCGTGGGCATGGACGTGGTGCGCACCAACATCAAAAACCTCAAAGGCAGCGTGAGCACCCACTCCGAAGTGGGCAAAGGCACCCGCTTCACCCTCAGCCTGCCCTTGACCCTGGCCATCATCGACGCCCTTATGGTCAACGTTTCCGGCCAGATGTACGCCATCCCCCTGGACGCGGTTTCTGAAACCACCAAGATTGAAGCCGCCCGCCTCACCGACGTCAAAGGCCGCAAAGCCGTCACCCTGCGTGGCGAAGTTCTGGGCGTGGTGGAGCTGGCCGAAATGCTGGGCCTGCCCCGCACCGATCCCCTGCCCGACGTTCTCGCCGTAGTGGTCATCCACGATAACGAACGCCGCCTGGGCCTGGTGGTGGACCGTCTGCTGGAGCGCCAGGAAATCGTCATCAAGCCCCTGGGGGCCTACCTCGGCGACCTCAAAGGCATCTCCGGGGCCACCATCATGGGCGACGGCTCCGTCATCCTTATCCTGGACCCGCACGAAGTTTACCTCATGGCCACCTCCAAGGCCGCGTCCATGCCCCCTGCTGAAGCCGCCAAACAGCCTGCCCCGCGTCAGCAGCAGCAAGGGTAA
- the rpmB gene encoding 50S ribosomal protein L28, producing the protein MSKECVFCGKKPQVGNLVSHSNIKTKRRFAPNLQRVRHQFPDGSVRTLTVCTRCLRSGVVTKPLVRKQG; encoded by the coding sequence ATGAGCAAGGAATGCGTGTTCTGCGGCAAAAAGCCCCAGGTTGGCAATCTTGTGAGCCACTCCAACATCAAGACCAAGCGCCGCTTCGCTCCTAACCTGCAGCGTGTGCGCCATCAGTTCCCGGACGGCAGCGTGCGCACCCTCACCGTGTGCACCCGTTGCCTGCGCTCCGGCGTGGTGACCAAACCCCTGGTGCGCAAGCAAGGCTAA